One genomic region from Amycolatopsis sp. FBCC-B4732 encodes:
- a CDS encoding cellulose binding domain-containing protein — MRRLLSPSAPRARRLLAAALALLLPAAVAITAGAPEAPAAAAAYTWRNAEIGGGGFVPGIVFNQTEPGLVYARTDIGGAYRWNPSTGRWLPLLDSVGWTDWGHNGVVSLATDPVDPDRVYVAAGMYTNSWDPNTGAILRSADRGATWQAAALPFKLGGNMPGRGMGERLAIDPNRDSVLYLGAPSGNGLWRSTDSGVTWAKVTAFPNPGTYAPDPSDPSGYSSDNEGVTWVTFDPSTGTRGSTTQTIYVGVADKQNTVYRSTDGGTTWARLAGQPTGYLAHKGVLDPVGGYLYLATSDTGGPYDGAKGDVWKYATKTGTWTRISPIPSDSTDDYFGYSGLTIDRQHPNTLMVATQVSWWPDVIFFRSTDGGATWTRIWDFTSYPDRSQRFTQDISSVPWLTFGVPAAPPVPSPKLGWMTESAEIDPFDSNHFLYGTGATIYGTTDLTKWDSGGKFTLKPVVGGLEETAVLDLISPPSGAALLSGLGDIGGFRHDSLDAVPATMYTQPVFTTTASLDYAELTPATIVRAGTLDRGARPNDNRIAFSTDGGKNWFQGAEPSGGASGGTVAAAADGSRFVWSPDGTPVNYSVGFGSSWTASAGIPAGAVVEADRVDPKRFYGFAAGKFYVSTDGGATFTATAATGLPTGSAHFKAMPGVTGDVWLAGGSGTAYGLWHSTDSGASFTKLSGVTEADNIGFGKAATGRTYATLYTIAKIGGVRGIFRSDDAGGSWTRINDDRHQYGNIGAALSGDPRVYGRVYVGTNGRGVIVGDSGGTEPPPTTTTTSTTTTPTTPPTTTTTPVPSGSCTAAYTVTNQWQGGFQASVKVGNTGTAAVAGWTVAWTFADGQRVTQAWNAQVTQTGTAVSAVDAGWNKTIPPGGSAEFGFTGTSGTANTRPTAISLNGRACTTS; from the coding sequence GTGAGACGACTGCTTTCCCCCAGCGCACCCAGGGCTCGCCGGCTCCTCGCGGCCGCGCTCGCCCTCCTCCTGCCGGCCGCCGTCGCGATCACCGCCGGCGCGCCGGAAGCCCCCGCCGCCGCGGCGGCCTACACGTGGCGCAACGCCGAGATCGGCGGCGGCGGGTTCGTCCCCGGCATCGTCTTCAACCAGACCGAACCCGGACTGGTCTACGCGCGCACCGACATCGGCGGCGCCTACCGCTGGAACCCCTCGACCGGGCGCTGGCTCCCGCTGCTGGACTCCGTCGGCTGGACCGACTGGGGCCACAACGGCGTCGTCAGCCTCGCCACCGACCCCGTCGACCCGGACCGGGTCTACGTCGCGGCCGGGATGTACACCAACAGCTGGGACCCGAACACCGGCGCGATCCTCCGGTCGGCCGACCGCGGCGCCACCTGGCAGGCCGCGGCGCTGCCCTTCAAGCTCGGCGGCAACATGCCCGGCCGCGGCATGGGCGAGCGCCTCGCGATCGACCCGAACCGCGACAGCGTTCTCTACCTCGGCGCCCCGAGCGGCAACGGGCTCTGGCGCAGCACCGACTCCGGCGTCACCTGGGCGAAGGTGACCGCCTTCCCGAACCCCGGCACCTACGCGCCCGACCCGAGCGACCCGTCGGGCTACTCCAGCGACAACGAAGGCGTCACCTGGGTGACGTTCGACCCGTCGACCGGCACCCGCGGCAGCACCACGCAGACGATCTACGTCGGCGTCGCGGACAAGCAGAACACCGTCTACCGCAGCACCGACGGCGGCACGACCTGGGCGCGCCTGGCCGGCCAGCCCACCGGGTACCTGGCGCACAAGGGCGTCCTCGACCCGGTCGGCGGCTACCTCTACCTCGCGACCAGCGACACCGGCGGCCCCTACGACGGCGCGAAGGGCGACGTCTGGAAGTACGCCACGAAGACCGGTACCTGGACGCGGATCAGCCCGATCCCGTCCGACAGCACCGACGACTACTTCGGCTACAGCGGGCTGACGATCGACCGCCAGCACCCGAACACGCTCATGGTCGCCACGCAGGTGTCGTGGTGGCCGGACGTGATCTTCTTCCGCAGCACCGACGGCGGCGCCACCTGGACGCGGATCTGGGACTTCACGAGCTACCCCGACCGATCGCAGCGGTTCACCCAGGACATCTCTTCGGTGCCGTGGCTGACCTTCGGCGTCCCGGCCGCTCCCCCGGTGCCGTCGCCGAAGCTGGGCTGGATGACCGAGTCCGCGGAGATCGACCCCTTCGACTCGAACCACTTCCTCTACGGCACCGGCGCGACGATCTACGGGACGACCGACCTCACGAAGTGGGACAGCGGCGGGAAGTTCACGCTCAAACCGGTCGTCGGCGGCCTCGAGGAGACCGCGGTGCTCGACCTGATCAGCCCACCGTCGGGCGCTGCCCTGCTCTCCGGGCTCGGCGACATCGGCGGGTTCCGGCACGACAGCCTCGACGCCGTCCCGGCCACCATGTACACCCAGCCGGTCTTCACCACGACCGCGAGCCTCGACTACGCGGAGCTGACCCCGGCGACGATCGTCCGCGCCGGCACGCTCGACCGCGGCGCGCGGCCGAACGACAACCGGATCGCCTTCTCCACCGACGGCGGCAAGAACTGGTTCCAGGGCGCGGAGCCGTCCGGTGGCGCGAGCGGCGGCACGGTCGCCGCGGCCGCCGACGGCAGCCGGTTCGTGTGGAGCCCGGACGGCACCCCGGTGAACTACTCGGTCGGCTTCGGTTCGTCGTGGACGGCGTCCGCGGGCATCCCGGCCGGCGCGGTCGTCGAGGCCGACCGCGTCGACCCGAAGCGGTTCTACGGGTTCGCCGCCGGGAAGTTCTACGTCAGCACCGACGGCGGCGCGACCTTCACCGCGACCGCGGCCACCGGCCTGCCCACCGGCTCCGCGCACTTCAAGGCGATGCCCGGGGTGACCGGCGACGTCTGGCTCGCCGGCGGCTCCGGCACGGCGTACGGCCTCTGGCACTCGACCGACTCCGGAGCGTCCTTCACGAAGCTGAGCGGGGTCACCGAGGCCGACAACATCGGGTTCGGCAAGGCCGCCACCGGCCGGACGTATGCGACGTTATACACGATCGCGAAGATCGGGGGCGTGCGCGGGATCTTCCGGTCGGACGACGCGGGCGGATCGTGGACGCGGATCAACGACGACCGGCACCAGTACGGCAACATCGGCGCGGCGCTGAGCGGCGACCCGCGGGTGTACGGCCGGGTCTACGTCGGCACGAACGGGCGCGGCGTGATCGTGGGCGACTCCGGGGGCACCGAGCCACCGCCGACGACCACCACCACGTCCACCACTACGACGCCGACCACACCGCCCACGACGACGACCACCCCGGTGCCGTCGGGTTCGTGCACGGCGGCCTACACGGTCACGAACCAGTGGCAGGGCGGGTTCCAGGCCTCGGTCAAGGTGGGCAACACCGGCACGGCCGCGGTGGCCGGCTGGACGGTGGCGTGGACGTTCGCGGACGGCCAGCGCGTGACGCAGGCGTGGAACGCGCAGGTCACCCAGACCGGCACGGCGGTGTCGGCGGTGGACGCGGGCTGGAACAAGACGATCCCGCCGGGCGGCAGCGCGGAGTTCGGGTTCACCGGCACGTCCGGCACGGCGAACACCAGGCCCACGGCGATCTCGCTCAACGGCCGGGCCTGCACCACTTCCTGA
- a CDS encoding sugar porter family MFS transporter, translating to MTQTAPARHISRTTLYFFGALGGILFGYDLGVISGVLPFIGKLWALTSWDKGVITASLSVGAIVGALFSSRTNEALGRRRTIMVAAAIVIAGTLAATFSPTFTLLVLSRLIIGLGIGLSSSTVPTYLSELAPARLRGAMGALNQIFIVTGILIAFLVSYWLGPISAWRWMFAGAIVPAAILLVGLAFLPETPRWLVKNGREEEARRVLASAHGNSVNLDEEITTIRDVIRMDTEEKPRFRDLFAGWVRPMLFVAVLLAVGQQFSGVNAINAYFPTMLIGLGFATQAALLSGVLLGVTKFLFTAWVVFVVDRWGRKPLLLIGNVIMVLTLTAAGLVVLNVHDTSLRGILMLVMMVLYLVGYELGWGAVVWVMMSEVFPLKVRAAGMGVSSVVLWAATGIVSAVFPIISDPKSLGIGGSMFLFAGINVVLFGLTKWLVPETKGRSLEQIELDLRARQGVAAES from the coding sequence ATGACGCAGACAGCCCCGGCGCGGCACATCAGCCGGACCACTTTGTACTTCTTCGGCGCGCTCGGCGGCATCCTCTTCGGTTACGACCTCGGCGTCATCTCCGGGGTGCTCCCGTTCATCGGGAAACTGTGGGCGCTGACCAGCTGGGACAAGGGCGTGATCACCGCCAGCCTGTCGGTCGGTGCCATCGTCGGTGCGCTGTTCTCCAGCCGCACCAACGAAGCGCTCGGCCGCCGCCGCACGATCATGGTCGCCGCGGCGATCGTCATCGCGGGCACGCTGGCGGCGACGTTCTCGCCCACGTTCACGCTGCTGGTGCTGTCCCGCTTGATCATCGGCCTCGGCATCGGGCTTTCGTCTTCGACGGTCCCGACGTACTTGTCCGAACTGGCGCCGGCGCGGCTGCGCGGCGCGATGGGCGCGCTGAACCAGATCTTCATCGTCACCGGCATCCTGATCGCGTTCCTGGTCAGCTACTGGCTCGGGCCGATTTCGGCGTGGCGCTGGATGTTCGCCGGCGCGATCGTCCCCGCGGCGATCCTGCTCGTCGGGCTGGCGTTCCTGCCCGAGACACCGCGCTGGCTGGTCAAGAACGGCCGCGAGGAGGAGGCCCGGCGCGTGCTGGCCAGCGCCCACGGCAACTCCGTGAACCTCGACGAGGAGATCACGACCATCCGCGACGTCATCCGGATGGACACCGAGGAGAAGCCGCGCTTCCGCGACCTGTTCGCCGGCTGGGTGCGCCCGATGCTGTTCGTCGCGGTGCTGCTCGCGGTCGGCCAGCAGTTCAGCGGCGTCAACGCGATCAACGCCTACTTCCCGACGATGCTCATCGGCCTCGGCTTCGCCACGCAGGCGGCGCTGCTGTCCGGTGTGCTGCTGGGCGTGACGAAGTTCCTGTTCACCGCGTGGGTCGTGTTCGTGGTCGACCGCTGGGGCCGCAAACCGCTGCTGCTCATCGGCAACGTGATCATGGTGCTGACCCTCACCGCGGCGGGCCTGGTCGTGCTCAACGTCCACGACACGTCTCTGCGCGGCATCCTGATGCTGGTGATGATGGTGCTCTACCTGGTCGGCTACGAACTCGGCTGGGGCGCGGTCGTCTGGGTGATGATGTCCGAGGTCTTCCCGCTCAAGGTCCGCGCGGCGGGCATGGGCGTGAGCAGCGTGGTCCTCTGGGCCGCGACGGGCATCGTGAGCGCGGTGTTCCCGATCATCTCCGACCCGAAGTCCCTCGGCATCGGCGGCTCGATGTTCCTGTTCGCGGGCATCAACGTGGTGCTGTTCGGGCTCACGAAGTGGCTGGTCCCGGAGACGAAGGGCCGCTCGCTGGAGCAGATCGAGCTGGACCTGCGGGCGCGGCAAGGGGTGGCGGCCGAGAGCTGA
- a CDS encoding LLM class F420-dependent oxidoreductase, with protein MDYGIVLFTSDRGITPAAAARVAEAAGFATFYVPEHTHIPVKRESPHPRTGDASLPDDRYSRTLDPWVALATAAAVTSRIRLSTAVALPVESDPITLAKTIASLDHLSGGRVTLGTGFGWNVDELNDHGVPGNRRRTALREYLEAMRALWTEEEAAYAGEFVSFGPSWAWPKPVQAHVPVLLGAGPTEKTFRWIARHADGWITTPADTDLDGHVALLNEIWAAEGRTGAPRICALGERPDPSRLAHLDALGVTETIFGLPDRAPEEVEAWVGRLAGKLGLAAPVG; from the coding sequence GTGGACTACGGAATCGTGCTGTTCACCAGCGACCGGGGCATCACCCCGGCGGCCGCCGCGCGTGTCGCGGAGGCCGCCGGATTCGCCACCTTCTACGTACCCGAGCACACGCACATCCCGGTCAAGCGGGAGTCACCGCACCCCCGCACCGGCGACGCGTCCCTGCCCGACGACCGCTACAGCCGCACCCTCGACCCGTGGGTCGCACTGGCGACGGCCGCGGCGGTGACATCGCGGATCAGGCTGTCCACGGCGGTCGCCCTGCCGGTGGAGAGCGACCCGATCACCCTGGCCAAGACGATCGCCAGCCTCGACCACCTCTCCGGCGGCCGCGTCACGCTCGGCACGGGCTTCGGCTGGAACGTCGACGAGCTGAACGACCACGGCGTCCCGGGCAACCGCCGCCGCACGGCGTTGCGCGAGTACCTCGAGGCGATGCGTGCACTGTGGACGGAGGAGGAAGCCGCCTACGCCGGGGAGTTCGTGTCGTTCGGCCCGAGCTGGGCGTGGCCCAAGCCGGTCCAGGCGCACGTCCCGGTGCTGCTCGGGGCGGGCCCGACGGAGAAGACGTTCCGCTGGATCGCCCGCCACGCGGACGGCTGGATCACGACCCCGGCGGACACCGACCTGGACGGGCACGTGGCGCTGCTGAACGAGATCTGGGCCGCGGAGGGACGCACGGGAGCGCCGCGGATCTGCGCGCTGGGCGAGCGCCCGGACCCTTCGCGGCTGGCGCACCTGGACGCGCTCGGGGTGACGGAGACGATCTTCGGGCTGCCGGACCGGGCGCCGGAGGAAGTGGAAGCGTGGGTCGGCCGCCTCGCCGGCAAGCTGGGCTTGGCCGCACCCGTGGGCTGA
- the metH gene encoding methionine synthase gives MSTPRESEARLRELFDQRVAVLDGAWGTMLQGAGLTPADYRGDRFGEHTHDVTGDPDLLNLTRPDVILDVHRQYLAAGADITTTNTFTATSIGQADYGLQDHVHEMNVRGAQLARQAADEAGGKFVAGSIGPLNVTLSLSPKVDDPAYRAVTFEQVKAAYAEQIAGLAEGGVDLLLVETIFDTLNCKAAIAAAREVAPDLPLWISVTIVDLSGRTLSGQTVEAFWSSIEHAKPLVVGVNCSLGAEEMRPHVEELARIADAYVACHPNAGLPNAFGGYDQTPEETAGLIGGFARDGLVNLVGGCCGTTPAHIEKIAAAAKGIGPREVPAPRTHTRFSGLEPFGIGPDTGFVMIGERTNVTGSKRFRRLIESDDHQAAVDVALEQVRGGANLLDVNMDADLLDSEQAMTTFLNLIATEPEVARIPVMVDSSKWTVLEAGLRCLQGKGVVNSISLKEGEEPFLAQARTIRNYGAGVVVMAFDEQGQADTADRKVEICGRAYDILTQKAGFAGEDIIFDPNVLAVATGIAEHNGYAKAFIDALPRIKERCPGVHISGGISNLSFSFRGNDVVREAMHSAFLFHAVQVGLDMGIVNAGQLAVYQDIPKDLLELVEDVLFDRREDATDRLVAFAENVKGSGTKRVVDLTWREGTVGERLSHALVHGIVDFIEDDTEEARQQMARPLDVIEGPLMDGMKIVGDLFGSGKMFLPQVVKSARVMKRSVAYLEPFMEAEKEKARQEGRLASTGGQGKIVLATVKGDVHDIGKNIVGVVLGCNNYEVIDLGVMVPAGKILDTAVTEGADAVGLSGLITPSLDEMVAVATEMQRRGLKLPLLIGGATTSRQHTAVKIAPVYDNVTVHVLDASRVVGVVSDLLDADRSIVLAEKNRADQEVLREQHANKQRRPMLTLEQARANPEKVSFDGLPTPAFTGRRVVEPSIAELREMVDWQFLFLAWELKGKYPAILEQLVARELFDDANTLLDEIIANGSFRAKGAYAFWPAHREGDDIRLDGDYAHVGFPMLRQQTSKPLDRANRCLADYIAPAGDHLGGFSVTIHGADELAAKYEAEQDDYKAIMVKALADRLAEAFAEHIHLRARRDWFEPDAEPLLADLHAERFRGIRPALGYPASPDHSQKRELFELLESDELGMALTESFAMTPAASVSGLIFAHPESKYFTVGRLGRDQIEDYARRKGVEVAEVEQWLRPNLAYEPGA, from the coding sequence GTGAGTACCCCGCGAGAGTCCGAGGCGCGCCTGCGCGAGCTGTTCGACCAGCGGGTGGCGGTGCTGGACGGCGCCTGGGGCACCATGTTGCAAGGTGCCGGGCTGACCCCCGCCGACTACCGCGGCGACCGCTTCGGCGAGCACACCCACGACGTCACCGGCGACCCCGACCTCCTCAATCTCACCCGCCCGGACGTCATCCTCGACGTCCACCGCCAGTACCTGGCCGCGGGCGCGGACATCACCACGACGAACACCTTCACCGCCACCAGCATCGGCCAGGCCGACTACGGGCTGCAGGACCACGTCCACGAGATGAACGTCCGCGGCGCGCAGCTCGCCCGCCAGGCCGCCGACGAAGCGGGCGGCAAGTTCGTCGCCGGCTCGATCGGCCCGCTCAACGTCACGCTCAGCCTGTCGCCGAAGGTCGACGACCCGGCGTACCGCGCGGTCACGTTCGAGCAGGTCAAGGCCGCATACGCGGAGCAGATCGCCGGCCTCGCCGAGGGCGGCGTCGACCTGCTGCTCGTCGAGACGATCTTCGACACCCTGAACTGCAAGGCCGCGATCGCCGCCGCCCGGGAGGTGGCGCCGGACCTGCCGCTGTGGATCTCGGTGACCATCGTCGACCTGAGCGGCCGGACGCTCTCGGGCCAGACCGTCGAGGCGTTCTGGAGCTCGATCGAGCACGCGAAACCGCTGGTCGTGGGCGTGAACTGCTCGCTGGGTGCCGAGGAGATGCGCCCGCACGTCGAGGAGCTCGCCCGGATCGCCGACGCCTACGTCGCCTGCCACCCCAACGCCGGGCTGCCCAACGCCTTCGGCGGGTACGACCAGACGCCCGAGGAGACCGCCGGGCTGATCGGCGGGTTCGCCCGCGACGGCCTGGTCAACCTGGTCGGCGGCTGTTGCGGCACGACGCCCGCGCACATCGAGAAGATCGCGGCGGCCGCGAAGGGGATCGGCCCGCGCGAGGTCCCCGCGCCGCGCACGCACACCCGGTTCAGCGGGCTCGAGCCGTTCGGGATCGGCCCCGACACCGGGTTCGTGATGATCGGCGAGCGCACCAACGTCACCGGCTCCAAGCGGTTCCGCCGGCTCATCGAGTCCGACGACCACCAGGCCGCCGTGGACGTCGCGCTGGAGCAGGTCCGCGGCGGGGCGAACCTGCTCGACGTCAACATGGACGCCGACCTGCTCGACTCCGAGCAGGCGATGACGACGTTCCTCAACCTCATCGCCACCGAGCCCGAGGTCGCCCGCATCCCGGTGATGGTCGACAGCTCCAAGTGGACCGTCCTGGAAGCCGGCCTGCGCTGCCTGCAGGGCAAGGGCGTGGTCAACTCGATCAGCCTCAAGGAGGGCGAAGAGCCCTTCCTGGCCCAGGCCCGCACCATCCGCAACTACGGCGCCGGCGTCGTCGTGATGGCCTTCGACGAGCAGGGCCAGGCCGACACCGCCGACCGCAAGGTCGAGATCTGCGGCCGCGCGTACGACATCCTCACGCAGAAGGCCGGCTTCGCGGGCGAGGACATCATCTTCGACCCGAACGTCCTGGCCGTCGCGACCGGCATCGCCGAGCACAACGGCTACGCGAAGGCGTTCATCGACGCCCTGCCCCGGATCAAGGAGCGCTGCCCGGGCGTCCACATCTCCGGCGGCATCTCGAACCTGTCCTTCTCCTTCCGCGGCAACGACGTCGTCCGCGAGGCGATGCACTCGGCGTTCCTGTTCCACGCCGTGCAGGTCGGCCTGGACATGGGCATCGTCAACGCCGGCCAGCTCGCGGTCTACCAGGACATCCCGAAGGACCTCCTCGAACTGGTCGAGGACGTGCTCTTCGACCGCCGCGAGGACGCGACCGACCGGCTGGTGGCCTTCGCCGAGAACGTCAAGGGCAGCGGCACCAAGCGCGTCGTCGACCTCACCTGGCGCGAAGGCACGGTCGGGGAGCGGCTGTCCCACGCGCTGGTCCACGGCATCGTCGACTTCATCGAGGACGACACCGAAGAGGCGCGGCAGCAGATGGCCCGCCCCCTCGACGTCATCGAGGGCCCGCTGATGGACGGCATGAAGATCGTCGGCGACCTGTTCGGCTCCGGGAAGATGTTCCTGCCGCAGGTGGTCAAGAGCGCGCGCGTGATGAAGCGGTCCGTCGCCTACCTCGAGCCGTTCATGGAGGCGGAGAAGGAGAAGGCGCGCCAGGAGGGCCGGCTCGCCTCGACCGGCGGCCAGGGCAAGATCGTGCTCGCCACGGTGAAGGGCGACGTCCACGACATCGGCAAGAACATCGTCGGGGTCGTGCTGGGCTGCAACAACTACGAGGTGATCGACCTCGGCGTGATGGTGCCCGCCGGCAAGATCCTCGACACCGCGGTCACCGAAGGCGCGGACGCCGTCGGGCTGTCCGGGCTGATCACGCCGTCGCTGGACGAGATGGTCGCCGTCGCCACCGAGATGCAGCGGCGCGGGCTGAAGCTGCCGCTGCTGATCGGCGGCGCCACGACGTCGCGCCAGCACACCGCGGTCAAGATCGCCCCGGTCTACGACAACGTGACCGTGCACGTGCTGGACGCCTCCCGCGTGGTCGGCGTGGTGTCGGACCTGCTCGACGCGGACCGGTCCATCGTGCTGGCCGAGAAGAACCGGGCCGACCAGGAGGTGCTGCGCGAGCAGCACGCGAACAAGCAACGCCGCCCGATGCTCACGCTGGAGCAGGCCCGCGCGAACCCGGAGAAGGTGTCGTTCGACGGCCTGCCGACCCCGGCGTTCACCGGGCGCCGCGTCGTCGAGCCGAGCATCGCCGAGCTGCGCGAGATGGTCGACTGGCAGTTCCTGTTCCTCGCCTGGGAGCTCAAGGGCAAGTACCCGGCCATCCTGGAGCAGCTGGTCGCCCGTGAGCTGTTCGACGACGCGAACACGCTGCTCGACGAGATCATCGCGAACGGCAGCTTCCGCGCGAAGGGCGCGTACGCGTTCTGGCCGGCGCACCGCGAAGGCGACGACATCCGGCTCGACGGCGACTACGCGCACGTCGGCTTCCCGATGCTGCGGCAGCAGACGTCGAAGCCGCTGGACCGCGCGAACCGCTGCCTCGCCGACTACATCGCCCCGGCGGGCGACCACCTCGGCGGCTTCTCGGTCACCATCCACGGCGCCGACGAGCTCGCCGCGAAGTACGAAGCCGAGCAGGACGACTACAAGGCGATCATGGTCAAGGCGCTGGCGGACCGGCTCGCCGAGGCCTTCGCCGAGCACATCCACCTGCGGGCACGCCGCGACTGGTTCGAGCCGGACGCCGAGCCGTTGCTGGCGGACCTGCACGCGGAGCGGTTCCGCGGCATCCGCCCGGCGCTCGGCTACCCGGCCAGCCCCGACCACAGCCAGAAGCGGGAGCTGTTCGAGCTGCTGGAGTCGGACGAGCTGGGCATGGCGCTGACGGAGTCGTTCGCGATGACGCCGGCGGCCAGCGTGTCCGGGCTGATCTTCGCGCACCCGGAATCGAAGTACTTCACCGTCGGGCGGCTCGGCCGCGACCAGATCGAGGACTACGCGCGCCGCAAGGGCGTCGAGGTCGCCGAGGTCGAGCAATGGCTGCGCCCCAACCTGGCCTACGAGCCCGGGGCGTAG
- a CDS encoding FAD-dependent monooxygenase has protein sequence MKNLTVLISGAGIAGPALAHWLTRYGCTVTVDERAPAVRPGGQAVDFKGATHRSVLDRMGILDDVLARQTGGQDQTIIDAAGKPQAVIPGEFTGGDIEIRRGDLAEILYAHSDCEYLFGDTITALTETADGVDVTFATAEPRRFDLVVGADGIHSNVRRLAFGPERDYVEYLGYHYALAELGEDVADGDAVMYNEPGRMTAVGGPKASAFFVFASPEPAYDRTDTARQRKLLADAYRGAGWRVPELIAKVPEAREFYLDSLSRVTIDRYSRGRVVLLGDAAYGNTLGGFGTGLALVGAYVLAGELLAAGGDHRVAFARYEEQFRGYAKISQRGSAGPFLAPPSPLRIKLRDWTFKSRFLLGLMLKATDRFATDIELKDYAPGS, from the coding sequence ATGAAGAACCTCACCGTCCTGATCTCCGGCGCCGGCATCGCCGGTCCCGCGCTCGCCCACTGGCTGACCCGCTACGGCTGCACCGTCACCGTCGACGAACGCGCTCCGGCGGTGCGGCCCGGCGGGCAGGCGGTCGACTTCAAGGGCGCCACCCACCGGAGCGTGCTCGACCGGATGGGCATCCTCGACGACGTCCTCGCGCGCCAGACCGGCGGGCAGGACCAGACGATCATCGACGCCGCCGGCAAGCCGCAGGCGGTCATCCCCGGCGAGTTCACCGGCGGAGACATCGAGATCCGCCGCGGCGACCTGGCCGAAATCCTCTACGCGCACAGCGACTGCGAATACCTCTTCGGGGACACCATCACGGCGCTGACCGAGACCGCGGACGGCGTCGACGTCACCTTCGCCACCGCCGAGCCGCGCCGGTTCGACCTGGTCGTCGGCGCCGACGGCATCCACTCGAACGTCCGGCGGCTGGCGTTCGGCCCGGAACGCGACTACGTCGAGTACCTCGGGTACCACTACGCGCTGGCCGAGCTGGGCGAGGACGTCGCCGACGGCGACGCGGTGATGTACAACGAGCCGGGCCGGATGACCGCCGTCGGCGGCCCGAAGGCGTCGGCGTTCTTCGTCTTCGCCTCGCCGGAGCCGGCCTACGACCGCACGGACACCGCGCGGCAGCGGAAACTGCTGGCCGACGCCTACCGGGGAGCCGGCTGGCGGGTGCCCGAACTGATCGCCAAGGTCCCCGAAGCCCGCGAGTTCTACCTGGATTCGCTCAGCCGCGTCACGATCGACCGCTACTCCCGCGGCCGCGTCGTGCTGCTGGGCGACGCGGCCTACGGCAACACCCTCGGCGGGTTCGGGACCGGGCTGGCGCTGGTCGGCGCGTACGTCCTCGCCGGGGAGCTCCTCGCCGCCGGCGGCGACCACCGCGTGGCCTTCGCGCGCTACGAAGAACAGTTCCGCGGCTACGCCAAGATCTCGCAACGCGGCAGCGCGGGCCCGTTCCTCGCGCCGCCGTCACCGCTGCGGATCAAGCTGCGGGACTGGACGTTCAAGTCCCGCTTCCTGCTCGGCCTGATGCTCAAGGCGACCGACAGGTTCGCCACCGACATCGAGCTGAAGGACTACGCCCCGGGCTCGTAG